Part of the Zingiber officinale cultivar Zhangliang chromosome 8A, Zo_v1.1, whole genome shotgun sequence genome, TGTTAATCGTACAGGGAGAAATTCCCAGCAAGAAGCCACAACTTCGAGTAATTATTCCTTCGGCTGCATTTAGTGGAGCAATAATTAGCTTTATACTATGTCCAACAGAACTGCTAAAAGTGTGTAGGCAGTTCATCATTTTAAACTAGGTTGTTGTTACCTTCATCATATTGCttcctcattttaaattttaatatgcgTTTAAGTGTTTTCCAGTGTAGAATGCAAGTTCAAGGGAATGCTGCATCGATGTTTGTTAAATACAATGGTCCTTTAGATTGTGCTATCAAAACTATTCAGAGTGAAGGGGTAagggtttatttatttatttccttttattaaatatCTTTGATTATTATATATTGGTGTGTTCACATGCTTGTTTTTCAGGTTAGAGGCTTATTTCGTGGAGGATTACCAACCTTTCTAAGAGAATCAATTGGCAATGCAGTGTTCTTTAGCACTTACGAGCTAAGTCGTCACTACTTGCATAGCCAATTAAACTCTGCTCCATCTGCCTTGAGCCACAACTCGAAACTTCTAATAGATACAGGGATCGGCATCGTTACTGGTGGACTTTCGGGAACTGCCGTAAGTAAAGACAAGTCTTCCATCAGTTATATCACTTgtattaacaattttttttttttgtttctatttcttttcacAGTTCTGGTTGGCTGTTCTACCATTGGATGTTGCAAAAACTGTAATTCAGACTTCACCAGATCAAAATGTTAATCGAAACCCTTTTGGAACACTTAgattggtatggtatccttttgCAATTCGTGTCTTCATTATGTGCATACTTGCAGAAGGTTATGGAGTTTTTCCTCTCTAGATTTACAGGAGAGTTGGCTTGAGTGGATGCTATGCTGGTCTTGGGCCCACCTTAGCGAGGTCGTTTCCGGCCAATGCTGTTGCTATAGTGACTTGGGAGCTTACGGCTAAGTTTTTAGGAATTAGAAAAGGCTGACAACGTCAGCTTAGTGAATGTTTTTCTTTGAACTGTAAACTAGCTAGTTACCCATTGGTAGATCATTGCTTCAGTTCGTCATTATTTTTTGAGGGGCTTTATGGTTTCTCACCGCGGATCTTTCAGGACTGTTGCCATCAAAGTCTGGAGCGGCGAGCAAGCCATTGCAATTCAGCTGCCTGATGTTTACAGGTTCGATCTGCTCCATTACTGTTTAGTTATTGAGAAGATTTGTGCTCGTGTAAAACAATTTTGACGACCAACATTTGTTTGCTTTATTTTATTGGAACTTCTTGAGCTTTTCTGTCAATCGAACTGATCAAGTAATATGTGGGACGGTTAAGTTGTTCTTATTTCAGATCCgaataaatttatggttttttatTTTATATCAGTTTTTGCCACGTAcctcaaacaagagaaatgactAAGCTTGAAATTGGGAATAGATTGGCCTCTTCAATTGGTACGTTTACTGAATGCTAAAGACGAATTGTTTCACTTTGATTTTGTAGCAGTAAAATTGTAAACGAACACACTAGACGACAGAGATCGTCCTGCACCCCCATCTCGTCTCCTTGTAGACGACAGAGACTGCTCTTCAACCTTATCCCTAGCTATTAatgcttttatttttcttcttggcACTGTTTCTAGTCAGAACTTTATAATTCCCAATTAATATCATTATCTAGTCTTCTCATTGATTGTTTTTATTGATGGCTTACACCCCCAATTATTCAGCCAAATGAACGAGTCCCTTTCTGTTCTAGTCCATCCTTATCCTTGTCATTCTTCCTTCGCTCACACGCTGCTTGGAATTTTCAAAGCAGCCCTGTGTCCTTTGAGATGCAACTTGCTGCCTCGATAGACCCATTTAATCTTACGTTCCAAGCAAACTTTGTTCGTGCAGTATTACAGATTCCCTGTGAATTCAGTAGGAAGAAAAAGTAGAGTTCTATTTATCAAACATGTACATACCACATAGTCGATACACGAAGCCAGCAAGCATCACATATGAACAAACTTAAAAACTCCAAACCCCCACACTCTTAAACTGCAGCCAAACACTTCAGATTACCAACAAAGTTTTGAGACGCAGTACTCTAACTCACTACACATCTCCTTCCAGTTCACGGCTTGTATTCACCTGATCTACATACGCCATATCTGGAGTAGATAAATTTCAACGGTGGCTGCTCTTCGTCTCACCGCTGTACAACCTGCGACGTGGAAAAGGCATGCAGGTTTATACGGGTTCAGATgatggtatatatatataaatatttaaaataaataccaGTCGTAGACAGTGGGGGAGTTGGGCTGGGGCTTGTCGAAATAGTGAGCTCCGACAGTCTTGGTGGCGAGGTTGCTGCCAGGGTTGAACACGCTCCTCCACACGTTGCCATGCCGCTGAGTCGGAGAGTAGCTGGACGACGACGGCGTTACTGGAGTGGTCGGCGTGGTCGGCGTCTGTGGCAGAGATATTGAACGGTGGAACACGCCTCCGCCCTCACTGCTGCCCTCCCCTTCTGAAAGGCAAACTTTTTCTCATTAAAACCGAGCTGCTCGTTGAATGAGAtacataaattcaaattttaattgcacgaggagatagatggacaTGAGTAAAGCGAGACCTTTGATGGACAAAGGCTTTGGGGAGACCTTCCTCAGCTTGCCTAGGCCTTTATCAGGCTGAGGACCGCCGAAGACGTCGTCCCACATCTTATCAAGGAGAACCATTTCTACCGGCGGAAGCTAACCCCAAACCTTGAATCACTAAGAACTAACTAATAAAAGGCTTGGTGCTCATTTATAGAATGGACGTCTACATAGGTAGTGTCACCGTTCGGTAACTTCACCTTAACACTCTAGATCCTCACAAGATTTTCTTGGCAGACAAGTCATATCAGAGTCTGTCTTATCttaaatttatcttattttatcctTAATCTCGATCATATACTCGCACTTAAGAGTAACAATTTAAACTCTCATTCAGCGAAAAGTCTTTTAACTCTAGTTTATTTACTGTGAACTAAGCAGCCCTTGCTAAGTTGTTTCTTTGACTTTGAATTTTGGAAAATTCAGTCAGTGATTCTTCGCCGTCGCATCTGTTCTTATCCTCCCTCCCACCTTCCTCTGTTATCTGCAAATCttcaagaaaagaaaaggtgTTTACCGTTTAGAAAAATACCATGCACTTGCAAGGCGGCAGATATTTTAGTTGCTGGTCCGTACGTAGTTTTTTAAACAGGAATGCGAGTGGTGGTGCGCTTTAAATGGAGCGGATAAGGATGGAGTCAGCTGTGGGCCCGCTGGCGAAGTGATGGCCCACCCACTGACAAGTGACAGCGACGTAAATAACGCCGTTGCAGTCTGTTAATCATTCTCTCACACAACCTGCCGTTGAAGTGGGTGATGAAACTGccgttaaaaaaatttataatgccTTAAACACGTGAATCCATGTATATACTCATTTACATCCGGCGCACAGCAGCAGAATCCTCTAAGCTCTTTGAGACCGTTTCTACTTAAAGATTGCTTTCATCATTTattgttttaaattattttcatatttatactTTTATTTCAACCTATTAAAAACCCCCGAGTTCACTAAAAGACGACGGGATGCTTCTCAGTGGAGCTAAGAAGGCTGGTTTAagaatctaattttaatttggggGAAGATAATTACTTTTTACTAGACGGTTGAATTGAGAAGGCTAGTATGATAAATCTAGTCATAGATGTTGTTTGATTTATTGatagataaaaaaattttataagatgaCTTCGAATCTAGTATGATAATTTATCAAAAATGTACAATGGTATATCCTTTTACAATGATGTTTTTATTCTATCCTCCTgataaatttaactaatttttttttcttttctttgtcatttttttcccttttctttcctaCCATACATGTAATATATCTTCTTTTTCTTGTCATCttttttatcttctttttttttctcaatttgtTTCTCAAACTTGTTATAGGAGGTCATACCTATGTTGAACTTGATAACTCTTTATATCAGACCTAATGTGGACATGATATgaggagatatcaggcctaacaataggaaaaaaaggaaagagtgatttagatttttcaaaacctctggtccactatTAATAATgccgaaaataacaatggagagcatatttagactccttgtaattttagaaatctataggATCTAAAATCATTACAATTTGAGGTCTCTAAATCGATTAGTGGGTTTTCACTGAAACTCATTGATTGACCTAAAGACCTCATATTACAGTAATTTCAGGTCCTGTGAAtctctaaaattacaaggaatccaaatatgctcttcattgttatttttggcattcctaaTAACAgatcagaggttttgaaaaaactaaatctctcttttttttcttttcctttttcttttctttttcctattgttggacttgatatgaagagatatcagacccacgttggacctgatatgaagagatatgcacaacaatagaaaaaaaaggaaaaaaaagaaagagatatttaggtttttcaaaacctttgaTCCATCACTAGGAATGCCGAAATAACAATagagagcatatttgaactccttgcaacattagAAATCCAcatgaactgaaatgggtgcaattggagctctctaggtccattagttgattttgactaaaacccactgattgacctaaagacctcagattgcagtcatttcaggtcctgtgaatttctaaaattacaaggagtccaaatatgctctccattattattttcgtCATTCCTACTGGTGggccagaggttttgaaaaatctattttatttaggtttttcaaaacctctggtccatcattaagaatgtcaaaaataacaatggagagcatatttagacTCCTCACAATTTTAGAAATCTGCAAGATCTGAAATGACTGCAATCTGAGGTCTATAAGTCGATCAGCGAGTTTTGGTCAAAAatctattgatggacctagagggcttcgattgcacccatttcagttcctgtgaattTTTGATGTTGCAAGAAGCTCAAATAtgctatatattatttatttcaactcctaaaaaatgttaaaatataataaaaaagaattaGTAAAACAATCCCCACAcgttttaagtttttcaaaacctctggtccaccactaggaatgccgaaaataacaatagagagcatatttggactcctttcaattttagaaatccacaggacttGAAATGACTGCAatatgagatctctaggtccataagtaGGTTTTGATCGAAATCCACCAATCGACCTAAAGACCTCAGATTATAGCCATTTTAGGTCCTGTGGATTTTTAAAATTGCAATGAGTCTAAATATGCTCTTCATTGTTATTTTCGGCATTTCTAGTGGTGgaccatatgttttaaaaaatttaaatctttttttttcttttttttttgttattgggcctgatatggggagatatcagaccTAACAACAGAAAAAAAAgagatttaagtttttcaaaacctctggtccaccaccaggaatgtcaaaaataacaatggagagtatatttggactccttgtaattttagaaattcacagGACCTTAAATGGTtccaatctgaggtctctaggtccgatTAGTGGActttggtcaaaactcattgattgacctagaaagctccgattgcactcatttcagttctcgTGAATTTCTGGTGTtgtaagaagttcaaatatgctatctattatttatttcaacttttaaaagatgttaaaatataataaaaaagaatcACCAAAACAAtccacgttgagcctgatatgaatTCAACTTTAAAAGatgtaaaaatataataaaaaagaatcAACAAAACAATCCCcatacgttgggcctgatatgattcatatcaggcccacacatGAGAATTTTTGTCAATTCatcattattataattttatacctCCACagaagctgaaataaataatagatctCTATTAATTTTATACCTCCACAATCTCTATTGATTTATGAGATTGcaaagaattcaaatatgtcatctattgattattttgacttctccaaatgcattctaatattatcaaaaaatcaactaaactctaaacgttgtgggcctgatatgatttataTATCAGGCCTATGTTATGCATGCACTCATGgaaaaaagaagagaggaaagagaagaacGGAGAGGAAAAATTAGATTGATTGCATGCATAGGAGAAAGTAAATAGAAGAGAGAGTGAGAAACGAcagtgaaaagaaaaaaatcagaTTTGTCCGAAGGATAAAATAGGAAATACACTTAAAAATGTGTGCTCTTTGGTACATACCAAAGTAGCGTACGCcttttaataaatttagatcacTACATGTGATTTTTGGTAAATTATCAAATCTAGTATCTTGCTCCAAGGTATAGTGCTATAGTAAGAAATGAAAATTTCAGTCGACGATTAGTCCAAATACTATaagttttaatcaaaattta contains:
- the LOC122011780 gene encoding auxin-repressed 12.5 kDa protein-like isoform X2; translation: MVLLDKMWDDVFGGPQPDKGLGKLRKVSPKPLSIKGEGSSEGGGVFHRSISLPQTPTTPTTPVTPSSSSYSPTQRHGNVWRSVFNPGSNLATKTVGAHYFDKPQPNSPTVYDWLYSGETKSSHR
- the LOC122011779 gene encoding mitochondrial arginine transporter BAC1-like isoform X2 — its product is MSPAVDAAKEYAAGFAAGIATVITGHPFDTVKVKLQAHNTQTQVKEYKNALHCSSRILLTEGVRGLYKGASSSFVGMAFESSLLFGMYSQVKQKLQGEIPSKKPQLRVIIPSAAFSGAIISFILCPTELLKCRMQVQGNAASMFVKYNGPLDCAIKTIQSEGVRGLFRGGLPTFLRESIGNAVFFSTYELSRHYLHSQLNSAPSALSHNSKLLIDTGIGIVTGGLSGTAFWLAVLPLDVAKTVIQTSPDQNVNRNPFGTLRLESWLEWMLCWSWAHLSEVVSGQCCCYSDLGAYG
- the LOC122011779 gene encoding mitochondrial arginine transporter BAC1-like isoform X1; the encoded protein is MSPAVDAAKEYAAGFAAGIATVITGHPFDTVKVKLQAHNTQTQVKEYKNALHCSSRILLTEGVRGLYKGASSSFVGMAFESSLLFGMYSQVKQKLQGEIPSKKPQLRVIIPSAAFSGAIISFILCPTELLKCRMQVQGNAASMFVKYNGPLDCAIKTIQSEGVRGLFRGGLPTFLRESIGNAVFFSTYELSRHYLHSQLNSAPSALSHNSKLLIDTGIGIVTGGLSGTAFWLAVLPLDVAKTVIQTSPDQNVNRNPFGTLRLIYRRVGLSGCYAGLGPTLARSFPANAVAIVTWELTAKFLGIRKG
- the LOC122011780 gene encoding auxin-repressed 12.5 kDa protein-like isoform X1 yields the protein MVLLDKMWDDVFGGPQPDKGLGKLRKVSPKPLSIKEGEGSSEGGGVFHRSISLPQTPTTPTTPVTPSSSSYSPTQRHGNVWRSVFNPGSNLATKTVGAHYFDKPQPNSPTVYDWLYSGETKSSHR